A portion of the uncultured Draconibacterium sp. genome contains these proteins:
- the istB gene encoding IS21-like element helper ATPase IstB, whose protein sequence is MNEVTLTRMKQMKLHGMHGAFKTAIETGKTDDYTIDQFVSMITDAEWDDRNNRKIERLIKNARFHYKATIENVVYEHARNIDRTKLLRLAECDFINKNENVLISGSTGAGKSYIATALGYQACIEGYRVLYFNTTKLFSKLKMAKADGSYLKELAKMARHQLIILDDFGLQPLDSQNRIALLELIEDRHNSGSMIVTSQLPVSKWYEIIGEKTIADAILDRLIHQSHRIELMGESMRKKRNIYSE, encoded by the coding sequence ATGAACGAAGTAACATTAACACGAATGAAACAGATGAAGCTCCATGGTATGCATGGGGCTTTTAAAACAGCTATCGAAACGGGTAAAACCGATGATTACACCATCGACCAGTTTGTATCGATGATAACAGATGCCGAGTGGGACGATCGCAACAACCGAAAGATAGAGCGATTGATAAAAAATGCAAGGTTCCACTATAAAGCAACCATTGAAAACGTGGTGTACGAACATGCAAGAAATATCGATCGGACAAAACTGTTAAGACTGGCTGAATGCGATTTTATTAATAAAAACGAGAATGTATTAATATCGGGCAGCACCGGTGCCGGCAAAAGTTATATTGCGACAGCCTTAGGGTATCAGGCCTGTATTGAGGGATACAGGGTTTTGTACTTTAATACAACAAAACTGTTTTCTAAACTAAAAATGGCAAAAGCCGATGGATCTTATCTTAAAGAACTTGCAAAAATGGCCAGGCATCAGTTAATAATACTCGATGATTTTGGTCTGCAACCCTTAGATAGCCAAAACCGGATAGCTCTGTTAGAGTTAATTGAAGACAGGCACAATAGTGGCTCAATGATTGTTACATCACAACTGCCCGTTAGTAAGTGGTATGAAATAATCGGGGAAAAAACGATTGCCGATGCCATACTTGACCGGTTGATCCATCAATCGCACAGGATTGAGCTGATGGGGGAATCGATGAGAAAAAAACGAAACATTTATAGTGAATAA
- a CDS encoding PadR family transcriptional regulator produces the protein MKLENTKAQMRKGVLEYCILLVCKDEPVYAVNVISGLRDANLIVVEGTIYPLLTRLKNDGLLSYRWEESTQGPPRKYYELTEKGRAFLSELEESWGELESAVRRVKTNRA, from the coding sequence ATGAAATTAGAGAATACAAAAGCACAAATGAGAAAAGGGGTACTGGAATATTGTATCTTGCTGGTTTGCAAAGATGAACCGGTGTATGCCGTTAACGTGATTAGTGGTTTGCGGGATGCCAATCTGATAGTAGTAGAGGGTACAATTTATCCATTGCTAACCCGATTGAAAAACGACGGATTATTATCCTATCGCTGGGAAGAATCTACCCAGGGACCACCACGAAAGTATTATGAATTGACCGAAAAAGGCAGGGCTTTCCTAAGCGAGCTGGAGGAATCGTGGGGAGAACTGGAAAGTGCAGTCAGAAGAGTTAAAACCAATAGAGCATAA
- a CDS encoding RpiB/LacA/LacB family sugar-phosphate isomerase — MKVSIAYDHAGTRFAEVLKPEIAKAGHELVLLNPDVAFDDYPDAAEVLAIAILEAKAERGILVCGSGAGVSIAANKFPGIRAAVCHDTYTAHQGVEHDQMNILCLGERVIGEELARSIVRSFLEAKPSTEERHQRRSRKIDALENKYFKK; from the coding sequence ATGAAAGTAAGTATTGCATACGATCATGCCGGAACCCGGTTTGCAGAAGTACTAAAGCCGGAAATTGCCAAAGCCGGACATGAGTTGGTTTTACTCAATCCCGATGTAGCATTCGACGATTATCCAGATGCTGCAGAAGTATTGGCGATAGCAATTCTTGAGGCGAAAGCGGAGCGGGGAATTCTGGTGTGTGGCAGTGGAGCAGGAGTTTCAATTGCTGCCAATAAATTTCCCGGAATAAGAGCTGCAGTTTGTCATGACACTTACACGGCACACCAGGGAGTTGAGCACGACCAGATGAACATTTTATGTTTGGGCGAGCGTGTTATTGGCGAAGAACTGGCTCGCTCAATTGTAAGGTCGTTTCTTGAAGCGAAACCTTCAACAGAAGAACGACATCAGCGGCGTTCACGAAAAATAGATGCATTAGAAAATAAATACTTCAAAAAATAG
- a CDS encoding PspC domain-containing protein, translating into MKKTLTINISGTIFHIEEDAYEELQKYMVVLKNYFGKDDEGNEIFADIEARIAEIFTEKTGGKNQAVTLEWVEELIETLGTPENFSEEAGEEEPLAGQKTRKRKLYRDPEQTVIAGVCGGLSVYFNMDPVVIRLLVVLLTLLSSGAGIFVYLILWVAVPKALTTTQRLEMKGEEVTIKNIEKFLKDEVDAVKESYKKIRKSRFFSGSKS; encoded by the coding sequence ATGAAAAAGACATTGACAATTAATATTAGCGGCACCATATTTCATATAGAAGAAGACGCATATGAAGAGCTGCAGAAATACATGGTAGTCCTTAAAAACTACTTTGGTAAAGATGATGAAGGCAACGAAATTTTCGCTGATATTGAAGCCCGAATTGCAGAGATATTTACGGAAAAAACAGGCGGGAAAAATCAGGCAGTTACGCTTGAATGGGTAGAAGAGTTAATCGAAACTTTGGGAACTCCAGAGAACTTCTCGGAGGAGGCCGGAGAAGAAGAACCACTGGCAGGACAAAAAACAAGAAAAAGAAAACTATATCGCGATCCGGAACAAACGGTTATAGCTGGAGTTTGTGGTGGCCTATCGGTTTATTTTAATATGGATCCGGTGGTCATTAGATTACTAGTTGTGTTATTAACACTTCTTTCATCAGGAGCGGGTATTTTTGTTTATCTTATTTTGTGGGTAGCTGTGCCTAAAGCTTTAACTACAACACAACGGTTGGAAATGAAAGGAGAAGAAGTTACGATTAAAAACATTGAGAAATTTCTGAAAGATGAGGTTGATGCAGTAAAAGAGAGTTATAAAAAAATCAGGAAATCACGATTTTTCTCAGGAAGTAAGTCATAG
- the istA gene encoding IS21 family transposase, with product MANKLIDMSKVRKVIQLHHQGKAKQFISRYLGLSRNTVKKYIALYKVLNLTIDDIDKKSDSELEKIFSRDTEDVLSPKLKKVYNFFPYMERELKKTGVTKQLMWEEYYAKHPDGLKLSQFKAHYLRWSKKVNPVMHMEHKAGDKMFIDYAGKTLEVINKETGEIEEVQFFVAILGASQYTYAEASPSQQKEDFVASVENALHFYGGVPAAIVPDNLKSAVTKSSRFEPTINETFMDFAEHYGTTVLPARAYRPRDKSLAEGAVKILYQRIYPALRGKSFYSLDELNNAIWDELDKHNNKKLTGRPTSRYQLFVEDEKDKLTALPVEKYEIKEIAIATVAMNGHVLLSKDKHYYSVPCQYLKKKVKLVFTSKTVEIYHKYNRIALHKRDGRKYFYTTNKDHLATTHQFVTDWTPQRFINWAASIDESVKEFIINVLERKQHPEQSYKSCMGVLAFAKKVGEERLANACKRALEHQVYNYKIIQKILEKGLDKLDDETPDEPELPFHNNIRGGKYYN from the coding sequence ATGGCTAATAAATTAATCGACATGAGTAAAGTAAGAAAAGTCATTCAGTTGCACCACCAGGGAAAAGCAAAACAATTTATCAGTAGGTACCTGGGCCTCTCACGTAACACCGTTAAGAAGTATATCGCTCTATACAAGGTATTAAACCTTACAATTGATGATATTGATAAAAAGAGTGATTCCGAGCTGGAAAAGATCTTTAGCAGGGATACCGAAGATGTTCTTTCCCCCAAGCTAAAAAAGGTTTATAACTTCTTTCCCTACATGGAGCGCGAACTAAAAAAGACCGGCGTTACCAAACAGCTGATGTGGGAAGAATATTATGCAAAACATCCCGATGGGCTAAAACTAAGCCAGTTTAAAGCCCACTACCTGCGTTGGAGTAAAAAGGTTAACCCGGTAATGCATATGGAGCATAAAGCAGGCGATAAGATGTTTATTGACTACGCTGGCAAAACCCTTGAAGTTATCAATAAAGAAACAGGCGAGATTGAAGAGGTACAGTTTTTTGTTGCCATACTGGGGGCCAGTCAATACACCTATGCAGAAGCCTCACCGAGCCAACAAAAAGAAGACTTTGTTGCTTCGGTTGAAAATGCACTGCACTTTTACGGGGGAGTTCCTGCAGCTATTGTCCCTGATAACCTAAAGTCTGCCGTAACCAAAAGCAGCCGGTTTGAACCTACCATTAACGAAACGTTTATGGACTTTGCCGAACACTATGGCACAACAGTTCTTCCGGCCCGGGCTTACCGTCCCCGGGACAAGTCTCTGGCAGAAGGGGCAGTTAAGATACTGTACCAAAGAATATATCCGGCCTTGCGCGGCAAAAGCTTTTATAGTTTAGACGAGCTAAATAATGCCATTTGGGACGAGCTGGATAAACACAACAACAAAAAGCTGACTGGCAGGCCAACGTCCCGGTATCAATTATTCGTTGAAGACGAAAAAGACAAGCTTACCGCATTGCCTGTAGAAAAATACGAGATTAAAGAAATAGCAATAGCCACCGTAGCCATGAACGGGCACGTGCTGTTAAGCAAAGACAAGCATTATTACAGTGTTCCCTGCCAATATTTAAAGAAGAAGGTAAAGCTGGTGTTTACATCAAAAACCGTTGAAATATACCATAAATACAACCGCATAGCTTTGCACAAAAGAGATGGACGTAAATACTTCTACACCACAAACAAAGACCACCTGGCAACAACACACCAGTTTGTTACCGACTGGACACCGCAGCGTTTTATCAACTGGGCAGCTTCAATTGACGAAAGTGTAAAGGAATTTATAATCAATGTGCTGGAAAGAAAACAACACCCTGAACAATCCTATAAAAGCTGTATGGGCGTATTGGCTTTTGCTAAAAAGGTGGGAGAAGAAAGGCTTGCCAATGCGTGTAAACGTGCATTGGAACATCAGGTTTACAACTACAAAATCATACAAAAGATACTGGAAAAAGGGTTGGATAAACTTGACGATGAAACACCGGACGAACCTGAACTTCCTTTTCATAACAATATAAGGGGAGGAAAATATTACAACTGA
- the zwf gene encoding glucose-6-phosphate dehydrogenase has product MKSISELEPTILTIFGGDGDLTWRKLIPALYNLFIDGFLPEKFKILSVDMKDISQKDYNKRHYEGVNKFSRRGKADKKQWSEFEQHIVYVKADITNDKSYDDLNRIYNETDKEWDEDASRIFYMAVSPHFIKEIASHLGKAGIAGNCDKHRIVVEKPFGHDLKSAQDLNSVLQGIFSENQIYRIDHYLGKETVQNILAFRFANALFEPVWNRNFIEQIQINVSEQVGVENRASYYEHAGAVRDMIQNHILQLICLIGMEPPVDLGADNVRDKKLEVLHAIRRFSEDKVYKNVVRGQYGKGWIKGDEVKAYHDEEKVGKESLTETFAAARFYIDNWRWQGVPIYVRTGKRLQEKTSYISIQFKEVPHKIFPSGVRQLLHPNLMVFSIQPQMGIRIHFQAKKTGLDMRLKPVDMIFNYSDSYRNDPPDAYETLLNDVMLGDATLFMRSDQIEESWRIIMPILDAWVNNPPQKFPNYQSGSWGPPEADALIAHDGFFWHNFTQPLEIVSEAMLGAKNK; this is encoded by the coding sequence ATGAAAAGTATTTCAGAACTCGAGCCAACCATACTAACTATTTTTGGTGGCGATGGCGACCTCACCTGGCGCAAACTTATTCCGGCGTTATACAACCTGTTTATCGATGGATTTCTTCCGGAGAAATTCAAAATCCTCAGCGTTGATATGAAGGATATTTCGCAAAAAGACTACAATAAAAGACACTACGAAGGAGTAAACAAATTTTCGCGACGAGGTAAGGCCGACAAGAAACAATGGAGCGAATTTGAGCAGCACATTGTTTATGTAAAAGCCGATATTACCAATGATAAATCGTACGATGATCTTAATAGAATATACAACGAAACCGATAAAGAATGGGATGAGGATGCATCGCGTATTTTTTATATGGCGGTTTCGCCTCATTTTATAAAAGAGATTGCCAGCCATCTTGGAAAAGCCGGAATTGCCGGAAACTGCGACAAACACCGGATTGTAGTAGAAAAACCATTTGGCCACGATTTGAAAAGTGCACAAGACTTGAATAGCGTTTTGCAGGGAATTTTTAGTGAAAACCAGATTTACCGTATCGACCACTATCTCGGTAAAGAAACGGTACAGAATATTTTGGCATTTCGTTTTGCCAATGCATTATTCGAGCCTGTTTGGAACCGGAATTTTATTGAACAGATTCAGATTAATGTTTCGGAACAAGTGGGGGTTGAAAACCGTGCGTCGTATTACGAGCATGCCGGCGCAGTGCGCGATATGATTCAAAATCACATTTTACAGCTAATTTGTTTAATTGGCATGGAACCTCCGGTTGATCTGGGGGCCGATAATGTGCGCGATAAAAAACTGGAAGTATTACACGCCATTCGCCGGTTCTCGGAAGATAAAGTTTATAAAAATGTTGTACGCGGCCAATACGGAAAAGGTTGGATTAAAGGCGATGAAGTAAAAGCTTACCACGATGAAGAAAAAGTTGGTAAGGAATCGCTGACAGAAACTTTTGCTGCGGCTCGTTTTTATATTGATAACTGGCGCTGGCAGGGTGTTCCAATTTATGTTCGCACCGGAAAACGACTGCAGGAAAAAACATCGTATATCAGCATTCAGTTTAAAGAAGTGCCTCACAAAATATTTCCGTCGGGAGTTCGGCAGCTCTTACACCCCAATTTAATGGTTTTTAGTATTCAGCCACAAATGGGAATTCGTATTCATTTTCAGGCGAAAAAAACGGGGCTCGACATGCGGCTGAAACCTGTGGATATGATTTTTAACTACAGCGACTCGTACCGAAACGATCCGCCCGATGCTTACGAAACCCTGCTGAATGATGTGATGTTGGGCGATGCCACGCTGTTTATGCGTTCAGATCAAATTGAAGAGTCGTGGAGAATTATTATGCCTATTCTTGATGCATGGGTTAATAATCCGCCACAAAAATTTCCAAATTATCAGTCAGGAAGCTGGGGACCGCCTGAAGCCGATGCTTTAATTGCGCACGACGGATTTTTCTGGCATAACTTTACCCAACCATTAGAAATTGTTTCCGAAGCAATGTTGGGCGCAAAGAACAAGTAA
- a CDS encoding DUF1080 domain-containing protein yields MNKLKPFILLIAIALTAFVPAQAQRVESDSPLIGKWDLTINMTPAQIESLGLFRHGLMASDGFPGWLMVKLSGFSTLTGYYVGYEGSARPIAEVVPDGNGKYHFTIPPQWMDIDDLYFEFSLKDDKLTGYQMLDGQKLEWTGVRAPSLERTEPPIWGNPINLITETMDKWIIPENCKFQMIDGVMVNTESGGNLVSIQKFEDFKLHVEFRYPAGSNSGIYLRGRHELQIEDSKGRTDDVSIGGIYGFIAPAVYAANAPGEWQTYDVTLVGRHVTVSLNGVEVISNRPIPGITGGSLDSKEGEPGPFQIQGDHGPVEFRNFTVTPAVN; encoded by the coding sequence ATGAACAAACTAAAACCTTTTATTTTATTAATTGCAATTGCATTAACTGCCTTTGTTCCGGCACAGGCACAACGCGTTGAGAGCGACTCGCCATTAATTGGAAAGTGGGATCTTACCATTAATATGACTCCTGCACAGATAGAGAGTCTCGGACTTTTTCGCCATGGATTAATGGCTTCAGACGGTTTCCCGGGATGGCTCATGGTTAAATTGTCAGGTTTCTCAACTTTAACAGGATACTACGTTGGATACGAGGGAAGTGCTCGTCCAATTGCTGAAGTAGTACCTGATGGAAATGGAAAGTATCATTTCACCATTCCACCGCAGTGGATGGATATTGATGATTTGTATTTTGAGTTTTCGTTAAAAGACGATAAGCTTACCGGTTATCAAATGCTTGACGGTCAAAAACTGGAATGGACAGGTGTTCGGGCTCCTTCACTGGAAAGAACGGAACCACCAATTTGGGGAAATCCGATAAATTTGATTACCGAAACCATGGATAAATGGATCATTCCGGAGAACTGCAAGTTTCAGATGATTGATGGTGTTATGGTGAACACCGAATCGGGTGGTAACCTGGTGAGTATCCAAAAATTTGAAGATTTCAAACTCCACGTTGAATTCCGTTACCCGGCAGGAAGTAACAGTGGAATTTATCTTCGCGGCCGTCACGAACTTCAGATCGAAGATTCAAAAGGAAGAACCGACGATGTTAGTATAGGTGGTATTTACGGTTTTATCGCGCCAGCGGTTTATGCAGCCAATGCACCGGGCGAATGGCAAACTTACGACGTAACACTTGTTGGGCGTCATGTTACAGTTTCGCTTAATGGTGTTGAAGTTATTTCGAACCGTCCTATTCCCGGTATTACAGGTGGCTCGCTCGATAGTAAAGAAGGAGAACCTGGTCCATTCCAGATTCAGGGTGATCACGGACCGGTGGAATTCCGCAATTTTACTGTTACTCCGGCGGTTAACTAG
- a CDS encoding glycoside hydrolase family 130 protein, translated as MLKKLKISLILGIILFTMVQCTNEAPKSSPFLVPFTKNAAVNPCLLPGSERSFVCPVRNTEVFWEEKDVFNPASVVKNDTLFLLYRAEDVLGKYNGTSRIGLAYSLDGYHFEKFDEPVLYPDNDEFKRYEWEGGCEDPRVVEDESGTYYMTYTAYDGDKARLFVATSADLRNWTKYGSVFTKAGNQYVDMWSKSGSVLCREENGKMIATKVNGKYWMYWGESNIYMATSDNLIDWNPVLETDTDKMVIDEMRNYTVAFKILFSTREGKFDSELVEPGPPALLTENGFVFIYNSKNSPEFGDKNLAQGSYAAGQILSDKNDPTKVLDRLDNYFITPDQPFEITGQVNNVCFVEGLARFNNKWLLYYGTADSKIAVAESKNVNF; from the coding sequence ATGTTGAAAAAACTGAAAATTTCGTTAATACTTGGGATTATTCTTTTTACGATGGTGCAATGCACAAATGAAGCGCCAAAATCAAGTCCGTTCTTAGTTCCTTTTACAAAAAATGCAGCGGTGAATCCTTGTTTGTTACCGGGCTCCGAGCGGAGTTTTGTTTGTCCGGTTCGAAATACCGAAGTTTTTTGGGAAGAGAAAGATGTTTTTAATCCTGCAAGTGTGGTGAAAAATGACACGTTGTTTTTGCTATATCGTGCCGAAGATGTGTTAGGGAAATATAACGGAACATCACGTATTGGGTTGGCATACAGTCTTGATGGTTATCATTTTGAAAAATTCGATGAGCCGGTTTTATACCCGGATAATGACGAGTTTAAAAGATACGAATGGGAAGGAGGATGCGAAGATCCGCGGGTTGTGGAAGACGAAAGTGGTACTTATTATATGACTTACACTGCTTACGATGGAGATAAAGCGCGCTTATTTGTAGCAACTTCTGCCGATTTACGAAACTGGACGAAATATGGTTCGGTTTTTACAAAAGCCGGTAACCAGTATGTTGATATGTGGTCAAAATCGGGTTCGGTTTTATGTCGTGAAGAAAATGGGAAAATGATTGCAACTAAGGTAAATGGAAAATATTGGATGTATTGGGGAGAGTCGAATATTTACATGGCAACTTCTGATAACCTGATTGATTGGAATCCGGTATTAGAAACCGATACCGATAAAATGGTGATTGATGAAATGCGCAATTATACGGTTGCTTTTAAGATTTTGTTTTCGACACGCGAGGGTAAATTTGATAGTGAACTAGTTGAACCCGGTCCTCCGGCTTTGTTAACCGAAAACGGTTTTGTGTTTATTTACAACAGTAAAAACAGTCCTGAGTTTGGCGATAAAAACCTGGCGCAAGGTTCGTATGCTGCCGGACAAATTCTTTCCGATAAAAATGATCCGACAAAAGTGCTGGATAGATTGGATAATTATTTCATCACACCCGATCAGCCTTTTGAAATAACCGGCCAGGTTAACAACGTTTGTTTTGTTGAAGGCTTAGCCCGGTTTAATAATAAGTGGCTGTTGTATTATGGTACAGCCGACTCGAAGATTGCAGTTGCGGAATCAAAAAACGTTAATTTTTAA
- the tal gene encoding transaldolase, with translation MEKFDKLLEYGQSYWLDNLSREIITNGNLENRIENEGLRGITSNPKIFMNAISSGDLYDEQVKKLAGNGKKTEDIYESLVVQDIQKACDMLRPVFDASNGEDGFVSLEVSPYLARETEKTKEEARRLYKEVNRPNCMIKMPGTKEGIPAIEEMLYEGININITLLFSVESYEAVAKAYLNALERRAEEGKPIDKIASVASFFLSRIDVLVDKMLLNDIIPQLEGDKKIVAGNLLGSTAIASAKIAYQRFLKLFSGERWEKLASKGARVQRPLWASTSNKTEAYCNTRYVEPLIGRHTVNTMPGETIEAFKEYGHLFPNTVQQNIDDAYRVFDDLKKVGINLDEVTRQLVEEGIEKFIEPFNELLETVEEEAK, from the coding sequence ATGGAAAAGTTTGATAAACTACTGGAATATGGTCAAAGTTACTGGCTCGACAATCTGTCGAGAGAAATAATAACCAACGGAAATCTGGAAAACAGGATAGAAAATGAAGGATTGCGAGGAATAACATCGAATCCGAAAATTTTTATGAATGCCATTTCAAGTGGCGATTTATACGACGAGCAGGTAAAAAAGCTCGCCGGCAACGGAAAGAAAACAGAAGATATTTACGAGTCGTTGGTGGTGCAAGATATTCAGAAAGCCTGCGACATGCTTCGTCCGGTTTTTGATGCTTCAAATGGCGAAGACGGTTTTGTTAGCCTGGAAGTTTCGCCTTATCTGGCCAGAGAAACGGAAAAGACCAAAGAAGAGGCCAGGCGCTTATACAAGGAGGTGAATCGCCCCAATTGTATGATTAAAATGCCGGGAACAAAAGAAGGAATTCCGGCCATTGAAGAAATGTTATACGAAGGAATTAATATCAATATCACCTTACTGTTTTCGGTTGAGAGTTACGAAGCTGTTGCCAAAGCCTATTTAAATGCGTTGGAGCGACGTGCTGAAGAGGGCAAGCCCATCGATAAAATAGCATCGGTAGCCAGTTTCTTTTTAAGCCGGATTGATGTGCTTGTGGATAAAATGTTGCTCAACGACATTATTCCGCAGCTGGAAGGAGACAAAAAAATAGTAGCCGGTAATTTGTTAGGGAGTACCGCCATTGCGAGTGCCAAAATTGCTTATCAACGATTTTTAAAGCTGTTCAGTGGCGAAAGATGGGAGAAACTGGCATCGAAAGGTGCCCGCGTACAACGTCCGTTGTGGGCAAGCACGAGCAACAAAACCGAAGCCTACTGCAACACGCGCTATGTTGAGCCGCTAATTGGCCGACACACAGTTAATACCATGCCGGGCGAAACCATTGAAGCTTTTAAAGAGTATGGTCATCTGTTTCCGAACACGGTTCAGCAAAATATTGATGACGCTTACCGGGTTTTTGATGATTTGAAAAAGGTGGGGATAAATCTGGATGAGGTTACCAGGCAACTTGTGGAAGAGGGGATAGAAAAATTTATCGAACCTTTTAACGAGTTGCTGGAAACTGTAGAAGAGGAAGCAAAGTAG
- a CDS encoding M28 family peptidase, with translation MVGGQFAPASMVNLNWPGVVNLTGVSRARDNAMGTTALIYAAKELSKSISERSLIFLATTGEEEGMLGSEYFVAHSPVSIDSIVFVLNNDGGGFNDTSNIRIGGKNKILFHPDFWNVTIKYGIECLAYPVDLEYLYERGDNITFANRGIPSIIVSPGFEKIDERILKYVHKPTDEVDDNFDFEYLLKFSMSYRDLALSIANSKTIPSWSPDSNYSFIQANVPFR, from the coding sequence ATGGTCGGTGGTCAATTTGCTCCGGCGTCGATGGTCAATTTAAATTGGCCTGGGGTGGTCAATTTGACTGGCGTTTCCAGAGCCAGGGATAATGCGATGGGAACTACTGCTTTGATTTATGCTGCTAAGGAGTTGTCAAAATCGATATCCGAACGTTCTTTGATTTTTCTAGCAACTACTGGGGAAGAAGAAGGAATGTTGGGGAGTGAATATTTTGTGGCTCATAGTCCGGTCTCAATCGATAGTATCGTTTTTGTTCTCAATAATGATGGAGGTGGATTTAACGACACATCAAATATCAGGATTGGTGGGAAAAACAAAATTCTATTCCATCCTGATTTTTGGAATGTTACTATAAAATATGGCATTGAATGTTTGGCTTATCCTGTTGATCTTGAATATTTATATGAAAGAGGGGATAATATAACTTTTGCAAACCGAGGAATTCCATCAATAATAGTTAGTCCGGGATTTGAAAAGATTGATGAAAGAATTCTGAAGTATGTGCATAAACCGACAGATGAAGTGGATGATAATTTTGACTTTGAGTATTTGCTAAAATTCAGTATGTCTTATAGAGATCTTGCATTAAGTATCGCTAATTCAAAGACGATACCAAGTTGGTCTCCCGATTCTAACTATTCTTTTATTCAAGCTAATGTGCCTTTTCGTTGA
- the gndA gene encoding NADP-dependent phosphogluconate dehydrogenase — protein MKDYDFGLMGLGVMGRNFILNIAESGHSAIGYDLDSEKVDALNQEAKELDVRGVNTLKDFISGLAKPRKIMLLVPAAVVDNALDDLLPLLEKGDLIIDGGNSHPDDTERREKAMAEKGFKYLGVGISGGAEGARRGPSMMPGGNEDAYNLVRDIFTDAAAKVNGEACVTWLGKGSAGHFVKMVHNGIEYGIMQLISEVYDVMKNALAMENSEMSLVFKKWNNSAVASYLVEITADILEKEDKQEGGFLIDHILDRAKQKGTGKWTSQIAMDLSATVPTIDAAVTMRYLSAFKSERLKADLVLKGPSERIDTDRSPFLEKMHDALFFAMLITYAQGFELLRIASKEKDFNLTLKDVARIWRGGCIIRSEMLDDFMKAYENVPHLPNLMFDTKISTALNESQESAHEVVSRVAKTGLPVPGLMSALAYFDAYRSGQLATNMIQAQRDYFGSHTYERIGEEGVFHTDW, from the coding sequence ATGAAAGATTATGATTTTGGTTTAATGGGATTAGGAGTAATGGGCAGAAATTTTATTCTGAACATTGCAGAGAGTGGCCATTCTGCAATTGGCTACGATTTGGATAGCGAGAAAGTCGACGCCTTAAATCAGGAGGCAAAAGAATTGGACGTGAGAGGCGTTAATACGCTGAAAGATTTTATTTCAGGACTTGCAAAACCACGAAAAATAATGTTGCTGGTACCCGCAGCGGTTGTGGATAATGCACTTGACGATTTATTGCCACTGCTGGAAAAAGGCGATTTAATAATTGATGGAGGAAATTCGCACCCCGATGACACTGAGCGCCGCGAAAAAGCTATGGCAGAAAAAGGTTTTAAATATCTGGGTGTGGGAATTTCCGGTGGTGCCGAAGGAGCCCGGCGTGGTCCGAGTATGATGCCGGGAGGAAACGAAGATGCCTACAATCTTGTTCGAGATATTTTTACCGATGCTGCCGCCAAAGTAAATGGCGAAGCATGTGTTACCTGGCTGGGCAAAGGCTCTGCCGGTCATTTTGTAAAAATGGTGCACAACGGCATCGAGTACGGAATTATGCAACTGATTTCAGAGGTTTACGATGTGATGAAAAATGCCTTGGCCATGGAAAATTCCGAGATGAGTTTGGTATTTAAAAAATGGAATAATAGCGCAGTGGCGTCATACCTGGTAGAAATTACGGCAGATATTCTGGAGAAAGAAGACAAACAGGAAGGTGGTTTTCTTATCGATCATATTTTAGACCGGGCCAAACAAAAAGGCACCGGAAAATGGACTTCGCAAATTGCAATGGATTTATCGGCAACGGTTCCTACAATCGATGCGGCTGTTACTATGCGTTATTTGTCGGCGTTTAAAAGCGAAAGATTAAAGGCTGATTTGGTGTTGAAAGGACCTTCAGAACGCATTGATACGGATAGATCGCCATTTTTGGAAAAAATGCACGATGCACTGTTTTTTGCCATGCTGATTACCTATGCGCAGGGATTTGAATTATTGCGCATTGCATCAAAAGAAAAGGATTTCAATTTAACGTTGAAAGATGTGGCGCGAATATGGCGGGGCGGTTGTATCATTCGCTCTGAAATGCTTGATGATTTTATGAAAGCCTACGAAAATGTTCCTCATTTGCCCAATTTAATGTTTGACACCAAAATTTCCACTGCATTAAATGAGTCGCAGGAATCCGCGCACGAAGTTGTCAGTCGGGTAGCAAAAACCGGGTTGCCTGTTCCGGGCTTAATGTCAGCGCTGGCCTATTTTGATGCCTATCGGAGCGGACAATTGGCAACAAATATGATTCAGGCTCAACGCGATTATTTCGGTTCGCATACCTACGAAAGAATTGGCGAAGAGGGAGTTTTTCATACCGATTGGTAA